The proteins below are encoded in one region of Pleuronectes platessa chromosome 14, fPlePla1.1, whole genome shotgun sequence:
- the LOC128455510 gene encoding uncharacterized protein LOC128455510 gives MRKGQPHVLAVDLGCGTGQTTCLLAPHFKEVVGIDISECQLEEARAVPGFSNIEYRKGRAEELPFSDGSVDLVTASAAAHWFDHSRFLAEANRVLKPRGCIALLSYTNQNNSLSYQNCGEQLNSLYEEVGVKQLLMPYTSNIPEAQCNSKLEELYSAIPFPDKERIETEVKSFITLKNLVGFIETLSMFQTYKEKDPQAANDLLLNTEKRFLDEMGVTSPDTEIEWTMEYFCVLASKPK, from the exons atgcGA AAGGGACAGCCACATGTGCTGGCAGTAGATCTGGGATGTGGGACAGGCCAGACCACTTGTCTGTTGGCGCCGCACTTTAAAGAAGTCGTGGGAATTGACATCAGTGAGTGTCAGCTGGAGGAGGCCAGAGCTGTGCCCGGGTTCTCCAACATCGAGTACAG GAaagggagagcagaggagcttcCATTCTCTGACGGCTCTGTAGACTTGGTGACGGCATCAGCAGCAGCCCACTGGTTTGACCACTCCAGGTTCCTGGCTGAGGCCAATCGGGTTCTGAAGCCCCGGGGCTGCATTGCTCTGCTGAGTTACACCAATCAGAACAACAGTCTTTCCTACCAGAACTGTGGAGAACAACTTAACAGCCTCTATGAAGAGGTGGGT GTGAAACAGCTGCTGATGCCATACACCAGCAACATCCCAGAAGCTCAGTGTAACAGTAAACTGGAGGAGTTATACTCTGCCATCCCTTTTCCAGACAAAGAACG GATCGAAACAGAAGTGAAATCTTTCATCACTTTGAAAAACCTGGTGGGATTTATTGAGACCCTGTCCATGTTCCAAACTTACAAGGAGAAAGACCCTCAGGCGGCTAACGACCTGCTGCTCAACACTGAGaagag GTTTCTGGATGAAATGGGAGTCACGTCTCCGGACACTGAAATAGAGTGGACGATGGAATATTTCTGTGTCCTGGCATCTAAACCAAAATGA